Proteins from a genomic interval of Lycium ferocissimum isolate CSIRO_LF1 chromosome 2, AGI_CSIRO_Lferr_CH_V1, whole genome shotgun sequence:
- the LOC132047926 gene encoding uncharacterized protein At5g23160-like, with protein MALNIQNSPKKKQPKKFKISWFLSCFGFNNQQKGKAKTVPVGAEKLNTSREIHVLKSEKKAAATTVYVPDQVPVTAEAIHFNKAKCNKHEDIIPEQSKKIDHLQHSSCQKGLLRSFTIANSIKRGSPEDKHEISRTVSLPPPTKRNKQPVFATNKIDEGKDTFNFDSVIGMSVLMVTLIIMLFWGKFCAILCTSAWFYFLPRFRAKNEAEQNDGNLDVLNSNEYKKKVVLNGFLERDHRNGLGF; from the exons ATGGCTCTCAATATCCAAAATAGTCCAAAAAAGAAACaacccaaaaaatttaaaataagttgGTTTCTATCTTGCTTTGGATTTAACAACCAACAAAAGGGCAAAGCAAAAACAGTTCCAGTTGGAGCTGAGAAGTTGAACACAAGTAGAGAAATTCATGTACTGAAGTCGGAGAAGAAGGCTGCTGCAACTACAGTTTACGTGCCTGATCAGGTTCCGGTTACCGCTGAAGCCATCCATTTTAACAAG GCCAAGTGCAATAAGCATGAGGACATCATCCCCGAGCAGAGCAAAAAGATTGATCACTTGCAACATTCGTCGTGCCAAAAGGGGTTATTGAGAAGCTTTACTATTGCAAATAGTATCAAAAGGGGTTCACCAGAAGACAAGCATGAGATCAGCCGAACAGTTTCTCTGCCACCACCAACAAAGCGAAACAAGCAACCAGTATTTGCAACCAACAAAATTGATGAAGGAAAAGACACTTTCAACTTTGACTCCGTTATTGGGATGTCAGTACTAATGGTGACACTAATTATAATGCTCTTTTGGGGCAAGTTTTGTGCCATTCTTTGTACGTCTGCATGGTTTTATTTTCTCCCTAGATTTCGAGCCAAGAATGAAGCTGAACAAAATGATGGCAACCTTGATGTATTGAACTCCAACGAATACAAGAAGAAGGTGGTGTTGAATGGATTTCTTGAGAGAGACCATAGAAATGGTCTTGGATTCTaa